atgagcaaaaaaaaaaatccctaatctgggtcactgaaaGGGTTAGGCAAGCTGCAGGAAATTAAGGCTTGGAAGAACTGGGGTTTGGGTTTTGGCTTGGAGAAGGTGCAACATGtcttgaagaattccatcattcttctccttttccatTATGAGCTCAGTTCTGATAGCATCTCTCTCAGATTCTACTTCTGCCAAACGAGTCTTCAGCCTtgctatctcagcatcctttTCCCCATTATCATGCAATAAAGCTTTGACCGTGCTATTAATAGGTGTATTTTTAGATGAACCAGGTTTATTGGAAATGGCGGGGACCTCATAATCACAAGCAATCAGAGTATTGATTCCAAAATGGTCTTTGCTTGTGGTCATCTCCCACTTCTTTAGTGGCACCTTAAAATGAGCAAGAACAGTAGTGAGAATGAATCCATATGGAGTGGCATGGGCCTTAGAACCATTGATAACCTAATCTAGGAGCTTGATTATAAATCCAGGCCAGTTGATCTGCCGCCCACTATCTAGACATTCCATCAAAACCAAGTCCCTGTAGTTGGCAATGTGCCTTCTTTCCTGCCTGGGAAGCACACACTTGTTGATGAATTCAAACAACACCTTATGGGAtggcttcatttcactcttaTACACAACCTTAGCCTCATTTACTTCTTTGTTATCACAGAATTTCCTAGTAATGGCTAGGGCAGTAGGAAGGGAGTCCAGACTTAGCCATTTTTGCCTTGTGTAATCATCATAACCTTCAAAAGGTATACCAAGGATTTCACCCAACTCTTTTGCATCAAAAGACAATTGAACCCCTTTCACCAGGCTAGTGACTCCTTCCATCCTTGACCTATGCATTTTCCATGAATTCAATAATCTCATTTCTGGCCAATCTGCCATCtaactgaaggaccatgtccttccaccccTATACTTATAGCCATTCAAGCAGTAGAACCATCCCTTCTTCCTCCAAGTTCCTCAAAAGTCTTCCCTTCAAGATAGTGCGTTTGTTAAACTTGGCCACCTTATCTTGTTTAGTATCAGACTCATCCTCCTCTTTACCACTCCAGTCTTCTTCTTCAGTAATTCTAACTTGTTTGGCTTTCACATCAGACCATGTCCGTTTAGCCAAAGTAGAGGGTTCAGCAGACTTGGATACAGATAAAGACTTCTTTGAGGAAGTCTTGGCTTTCTTGGGATAAGGGGTCTGAACCTCTACCTCAACAGTCACATGTTCACCTTGATGGACTGGGTCCATCTCATCCACATCAACAGCCTCAATAGGCTCTACCACCTTTGCTTTTCCTTTGTCCATCCTTTTCATCTTACTTTCTTGCATAGCTTTCTACAACTCCTCCTCACTTTGCTTTAGCTTGCTCCTCATAGACCTTCCTTTTAGTAGAGGAGTTTCAGTAGTTTTAGAAGAAGCAGCCTTCCTTTTCTTGTTGGCTCTTGTTGTGCCAGGAGTCTTTGGAGTTCTCTTTTGCTTGGGGTTATAACTCTCACCAACCTTTTTCAGAAGATCTGCTAGCTCTCTTCAACAGTTGAACCAGGTTGATTTGTATGCTTGCTAAGATTAACTAGTCCTTCAGTAGCATCCCCTAATCCACTCCCCCCCTATTTTCTTGTTGCTTTCTACCACCTTTTCTGGCTCAGCTCCACAGATAGCCATTTTAACCATTTTAGAGGTAGGTGAAGAATCAaccacttcttttccttttcccctcTCAGCACTACTCACACCctcactcttttttctttttcacttttatttttacCTCCTCACCTTCTTGACTCGGGCGTTTCCACATCCACTACAGACCCAACCAAAACAAATCGATTTTCCAAATTTTCAACTAGATCAGAAATTGCCTCAATAGAGGGATTTTGCACAGATAGTACCTGCTCATAATCAGAAGAACCAATTCCTTCCCCCTCACTCGCAGACTTGAAAGAATCATTAGAATTTTTGGAATCTTGGGCTTGACTTGCCTTGAACTGTGCATTTAATTTACTGGAAAGCGCACATGTAGCCATAGTTTTTCGAGCAAGCATCTTTACTCGCCTTCTCCTAGGTTGAGGGGTAGTGCTGAGTTGAGGAGTGGTGGAGAAATCGGAGGGCGTAGGTGGGTGGAGGTGTATCAGGGTTATCTTGGGGTTAGTCATTTTCTCTAGATTCTAGAAAAAAATTTgtggtttgagttttggaagagaaaagaagagagaaTAGAAATGTTTTGAcggtttttgaaaattatgggagGGTAGCAGTGGTGATGATGATGAATTTAAAGGAGGAGGGTAATTAATACACAACGGCAGCTTTTACTAGTTAAATAGAAGTCTAATCACCCTGAATTTTCAAGTTGAATAGGCAGTTAGACTTCCCTAGAATCTAGGCATTTTAACACAGTGGGGATTCTAGTTGAAATGGAACTGGTTTAAACATAAAAGGATTGGCTTTTGATGTTTTTTTAACGTAGTCAGGACCCTGTTCATGTATTAAATATTAGtttttctaattgtgcagagtgtagaaaacatacctcgttattcagatgaaccagtactgatgaaccaggttcttcactaaGAATCCTCTTGATCATGTCTCAATTTGTCAAAATAGAAAAAATTTAGTTAGAGATCAGTGAGTCTTATTAACATATGACACATGAGTATACTATTTATAGTATGAGACGGAGCAACGATTAATCTAGTtatttacacaagttccagattttctaaccatttttttttcattatgcATTCTGAAGTGGTtccattaggtgatcttaatcatccctaattctaacatgttcctttcaaagtTCTCTCTACTAAGTGCTTTTGTAAAGATGTCAGCAATATGCTTattagtagcacaaaattctacagtgatcaagcctttctcatagttgtccctaaAAAATGGTGCCTatcatctatgtgcttagttctcttataaTGAACCGGGTTCttagtcatactaatagcactagtgttatcaaaaaaaatagggatgcaatcaacatcaattccaaaatccattaattgttgtttgatccacagcaattgagcacaacatgaagtagcagcaacatactcagcttcaacactagataaggccactgaattttgctttttagtagcccgTGACataagacatgaaccaaggaagtgttCCATACCCAAGGTGCTTTTCCTGTCTATAAGGAATACTTCATAGTCAGCGTCAAcatatcccactaggttaaagttactaccttttggataccaaaggcaaaggtcagtggtgcctttcaagtatctcaatattctcttgatAGCGGTCAAGTGGGATTCTTTTGAATTTGCTTGAAATCAAGCATAAAGTCCTACCCtaaaaacaatgtcaggtctgctagcagtaagatacaaaagtgaaccaataatacccctatacaacttccaATCAACAGATGAACCAAGTTCATCTATGTCCAATTTTGTAGATGCTGCAATAGGAGTATCTATTTCCTtcgattcttccattttaaattTCTTAAgaaactcttttgcatatttctgctgatggatcatagttccatttgagttttgtttaatttgcaagcctaaaaagaaattaagctcacatatcatactcatttcaaattcacttcccatTAGTTTAGCAAATTCCTTACTTAGTATTTCGCAATTGCTCCAAAAATTTTGTCATCGACATATATCTGTACTACTAGAAGATCTTTACCTTTTTTCCTCAAGAATAGAGTGTTATTAATTTTACCTCCCTTGTATCCATGTTCAAGCAAAAATTTTAAAAGTCGTTCATACCAcactctaggagcctgcttgagtccatagagtgcCTTGTCAAGTCTGTATACATGATCATGACACTCCTTGCTTTCAAACCCTAGAGGTTGCTTGATAAACACTTCTTCATTTAAGTAGCCATTAAGGAAGGCACTCTTAAcgtccatctggtgaagagtaaattccatgtatgcagcaaaggctatgaggagtcttattgcttccaaccttacaactggagcaaaggtctcatcatagtctatgccctcctcttggctataaccttgAACCACCAATCTTGACTTATTCCTTGTAacagttccatcttcatcaagtttgttttcgaagacccatttagtgctaattactgatctgtccttgggtctggAACCATATGCCAAACTTGACTCCTTTCAAACTGGCTGAGTTCATCTTACATTGCATTTACccagtctgcatcctgcaaagcctcagcaacatttttaggttcaataagagataaggaaGCATCAAAAGAACAAAGATTCTTTAATGAAGATCTAATTTTAATTCTaagttggatcagtaattatgttctcaatgggatgagaactttgatacatCTAAGGTTTCAAAACCAACTGATTTCCACTTGATATTTCTCCCATGTTTTGTTGCTGAGAGACAGGCTCATGGACAAGTTCTATTGAGGAATTAGATTCagttcttctttgttcagttccccctgtcaggttgccctggatggaagaacctatTCCATCACCTGCTCCTTCTTCTGGTGCAGCTTCATCTTGGGCTGTAATTTCATTTAAACTTTTTACCaccccaatagcttcatcttcatgttcatgtctctcagaaagaatgttagtttcatcaaaaaccacATGTATACTTTCTtttacacacatagttcttttgttgtacactttataagctttgctatgtgaagaatattccAAGAATACTCcttcatcacttctgggatcaagtTTACCTAGGGAATCTTTTCCATTGTTGTGCaaaaagcacttgcatccaaatgccctaagatgggatatatttggttttctccctttaagtagcTCATAGgaagtcttctctacaagaggtctagtcatgcaccttTTAATGATGTAACACGCAGTGTTTACAACTTCTtcccagaagctatggggcagtttactataaagaaacatagtcctagccatatcttcaagtgtgctattctttctttcaactactccattttgttgtggagtcctaggggcagaaaaattatgatctatgccatgcacatcacaaaattcaacaaacgtagcattttcaaattcagttccatgatcaaacctaattgatgcaagttgattatctagttgtttctttttctaacaaatgaaataaacacgtcaaatgcttcatctttagatgttaaaaataatgtccaagtaaacctagagtaatcattaacaagcaccatcacatattATTTACCACATCTacttaatgttctcattggaccacagagatctatatgaactagttCCATCGATCTGGTCGTGCTTACCACTTTCTGgcatttaaaagaggatcttacctgcttcccccttgcacaagtctcacaaactttgtcttccttaaacTAGATGTTAGACagccctatcaccaggtccttggagactaatttgttgagttgacttagacttgcatgtccaagtctcttgtgccaaaggagaagatcattgtccaacacacttaagcaagtgcgTTCATTTGATGAAATAGTGGACATATCTATAATGTAtatattatttactctttttcgttgcaaaacaatcttgtcagtggtaggatttatcacaaaatatttggtagaggtgaatgctatcAAGTTACCTCTGCCACATAGTTGTGATACACTAATTAGgttgtatttcaagccatctatcaagtagacattctcaatggagtgtgagtctatcttacctacctttccaaccccaatgatctcacctttatTACCATTTCCAaatgagacattacctcctttgaggtcctcaagtgaaaggaactagttcttgcttccagtcatatgctttgtGCAGCcattatccatgtaccatatttggttgctcccttcacttggacctgtaaaagaaaatcaggggttagtcttaggaacccaaactagtttgggtccctttctataggcaaaagggtgaattaaattctttttagcccatcgtggcagcctatttttcccttgaacaaatattttattcttttgactagccttttcttttgtagtacacTCACTTTTGTAGTGACCAGTCTTACCAtagtgtgtgcagattttattCTCAGGAAGTGTGGTGTACTTGCTTTtcggatcccacttaggtgcaggggtcccgtagccaagttctctcttattgctactatggtgttcttgtagccatgaaagtgcatcagAGGACTTATTCCATTTACAAGTTTGGTTTGGCTCATGCTTAACCTTACTTAGATCTTCTTTTatgactcttatctgctcatctcttttgtaaaactcatcttttattttttctagattttcttctaaggtgagatatgtgtgatcagctttatttttacctgttcctaatttcagttttaaattttcagatctaagATCTAGCacagtggtgtcaagttcaagaacctggtagcatttttactatcactttcactagccttgagttctagatttttgcacttagctttcaagATTACACATTCCTTAGACAtctattccttttcattgtttatGACCTCAGATTCTTTAATGAAATCTAGAAGTAACTCAGATAgactttctttagacaaaaacttaatcttgtctttgagatgaatcacacttacctctGATTTCTCATcagattctccaatggccataggTGCTTGTTCATCACCATCatcatcttctgaatcctcatctgagctttctccctAGGCAGCAACtgtagcctttgttgatcctttgttcttcttagGATGAACTTGTTCATTCTTCCTATTTCCTCATtcatccctttccttcttccattcaatttcccactaaGGATAgtttttgatgatgtgatcagtcttaccacatttgtagcagccctcgttggtctgtttttCAGGAACCCTTGGTTTGTTTTTTTGCTTGCACCTCTTGAataaccctttcctctcattagataCTTCTTGAAATCCTTTGTGATAATAGCCATTTCATCCTTCTCTAGATCAGCACCTTCAGTGATTTTGAGTGTCaggctcctttccttcttgggtgtatcaatcttcatggtttgccttctaagttcataggcagtgagatttacAATTAGTTCGTCCAACTTGAGagtggcaatgttctttgattcctcaATAGTAGTGATTTTTCTTTCCCAAGTGACTGGCAagacctttgtcaaaattttctcaactttgttttcttcaagaataattcttccaagagacttaagtttaTCTGTTAGTattgtgaaccttgtatacatctcttggattgTTTTTCcatccttcatggtgaaattctcatattgagaatatagtagTGTTCCTCTCGATCTTttcacttgaggagttccttcgtGAGACCcttgcaaagtgtcccagatttccttagcagtggtacaactttgaactCTACTATACTcgtctggaccaagtccacacacaagccatttcttggccttagcattcttttcccacttcctcaagtcctcagcattgcagtcagctcttgtttttggcaaatctactccttcagcattcttcttcaaggtggccaggggaccatcagtgacaatGTCCCAAAACTCACAGTCCTCTCCAATGATGTGATCTATCATCCTGTTTTTCCACTAGGAGTTTtattggccattaaagagtggaggcctaatagtggattgtccttcccagtttccaggtggtgcactcatcttgatctgttcctaaggtgttatCCTCTTTaaggataacccgctctaataccaattaatgttttatacttcaataccacacaagagaggggtgatttgtgtggtgaccaATTTTTCGCTTTAGCTTATACTGGAAGGTCCTGGTTCTTCTAAGTGTTCCTTAACCTACTATTGCAGAAAtagaaaatgcggaaagtaaagaacataagtattttacgtgaaaaacacctggctcaaaaggtaaaaaaaccacgacctactttccagtaggattttcccaaactctccactaaaaccaCTAAGCCAAAAATTGCATTTACAATattcttttgtaaacctaggactaacTCTAATTCCGTTGTGGCAAACAACCTCTAattattgcgacaacttcaagttaactctaacttgaaaactctgagtacctattacaattgcctctagataaagatgaaaggtacaatataaaaccacctactacaactgaagtagaataaaagacagacacttggaactgattcttctatctggttcaagttgCTTCAGGTTttcacacttgaatcacacatgaACTGCTTgtaaaattgccttgctattttgctctcaattcacgtttaacttctgcttatgggTGTTACCTATAAAAAGAACAAAACtgatatttatagagttagtaaatagagattgactagaattctgatggtactcttccttggtggaagagttctagttgatctcaacctCTAACTCTTTCCCCTTCTTAACccgtgttctctttgagtaaggtgtccttctccttatccaatatgcaaccttttcgatcaggatcaggagatattacttctgtcaagttaggtttatctccttcacgtgcatcccacaGGCTTAAGTCTGTCTGTATCTGTGCTCCACTGGGATGGACATGATTCAtatctgagttcctttgtcagtcttcaaaactatcCTTTATTTGGGCCAACAGTAAGTACAACATTGGACTTGTGACATTATTGTGAACCCAATTTTCACTTTGGTTTGTAATTTGACCATGAGATTTTGGGGTTGACTTTGACTTCGATAGAGATTTCAATTATGGATTTGAGTCTAATAGCTTTGTGGATTGGAGTTTTTGGTAGATTCAAGACTTACAAAGGTTATTTTGGAGGGCTAAGGATTTCTTAGACCGAGGTAAGTTGATAATTTGACCTCCATGAGGCAATTTTCTCAAATTTACATTATTCTCATGACCCAAATCATAGAGGAATACAACCAAGAAAAAAATCTAAATTTTCaaaacccagtgtcacaagttAATGAGCATCTTTTTTAGAGTACAATACTAATGCAATATCTGTCTGGAATGTAAAATAGACAGGACAAAATAAATGAATACGATGGAGACTTTGAGTATTGTACCATGAAATGGAGCTCACCATAAAGTCCCCTCACTGCCCATGCACCCAAATGACTACCAAAAGTACTTGCACAATCAGTGCAGAAGTGTACCATGAGTATGTAAATTAACGCATACcgagtaagtatctagcctaacccttGAGCAGTAGaggaggggtcgacatcgacacttactagtggccCAATTAACCAATACAATAAATTATAAGTAGATTTGAAATATAACAGTAATAATGAGGTAAGGTATGTAACTAACATAATCCTCCAACTTAATGACAATATGAATTCCTCAAATATCCAGTGCTATCTCAAACAAATAAGAAATATCATATAAATACCAAGTCTTAAGTCAAAGGGGAAATCTCATGAATATTCAAACTCCTAATGATGTTACATATGAGTTATGatgaggtcgtacgacccgatccataaTAGTTGTATACATATAGTACCAAGGTCGTGCGACCTGATCCATGGATGCATCTCAAATATACTGTCGAGTTGTACGGCTCGATCCACAGGAATATATAAGCTCTTCGAACTACATGTCAAATAATTATAACATAAGGATGCACATATAAAAAAAAGCATACTTTTTACCAACAATCAAGTATTTCGTCCAAAACTCAAGGTAATAAAGTTCGGCCTAACATAATTCCCTAATCAAATTTTAATTATAATTTAAGTAATTCAACTAACAAGTTGAGTTTAAATAATACAAATATTGCAtgataaagtcctaagtctaTTCAGAAGCAGCTTATGGATAAATCAGGTAAAGCAATTGCTTTAGGCCCTACAATTTGTAGGGCCCCCAAATTTCTTAATAGTAAGTATTTGTGTATGTTAATATTTCTTGTATACGATGAAATCGGAGGGACCAATTCCTCATCATCGAGGTGCCCCAGATAATCATCTCAAAGGCTCGCATCTGCAAGGCTATGgtcgagttccctccctcgaggTTCATCGACGCTCGGCCTAAGGACAATATTGACCACGGTTGTGATAGAAATGGGGAGTTTTGAAGGTAtatggctaggactgacagagcctagtggactatCCTAGCCATGAATTAGGGTGTCATATAGTTGTCccatcactttatctttgtaattatcactttatctttgtaat
This sequence is a window from Nicotiana sylvestris chromosome 3, ASM39365v2, whole genome shotgun sequence. Protein-coding genes within it:
- the LOC138887571 gene encoding uncharacterized protein, with protein sequence MNHVHPSGAQIQTDLSLWDAREGDKPNLTEVISPDPDRKGCILDKEKDTLLKENTDEYSRVQSCTTAKEIWDTLQGSHEGTPQVKRSRGTLLYSQYENFTMKDGKTIQEMYTRFTILTDKLKSLGRIILEENKVEKILTKVLPVTWERKITTIEESKNIATLKLDELIVNLTAYELRRQTMKIDTPKKERSLTLKITEGADLEKDEMAIITKDFKKYLMRGKGYSRGASKKTNQGFLKNRPTRAATNVGESSDEDSEDDDGDEQAPMAIGESDEKSEVLELDTTVLDLRSENLKLKLGTGKNKADHTYLTLEENLEKIKDEFYKRDEQIRVIKEDLSKVKHEPNQTCKWNKSSDALSWLQEHHSSNKRELGYGTPAPKWDPKSKYTTLPENKICTHYGKTGHYKSPSEGSNQIWYMDNGCTKHMTGSKN